One window from the genome of Paraneptunicella aestuarii encodes:
- the gluQRS gene encoding tRNA glutamyl-Q(34) synthetase GluQRS, producing the protein MHSSESFPPIQSNNVSNEYRGRFAPSPSGALHFGSLVAAVGGYLQAKTQQGKWLLRIDDIDPPRQDPEAIDLIQRSLEAHHLFWDESIIFQSQQSQVYDDVIEWLQQQGLSYYCQCTRKQIHAEGGVYLGHCRELNLGSHDHSMRFRNDAESFEFTDALLGHISFPKNIAGEDFIIKRKDGLYAYHLASVVDDIQFGITEVVRGADLLYPSACQLALFEALHAKPPNMLHLPVAVFSPGRKLSKQGHAQPLRDKLASENLYLALAFLGLPVPATIMHDTPENILRWGAENWRVGSLYAKPEREMASFLSQFNCDHFSY; encoded by the coding sequence ATGCATTCATCTGAATCATTCCCGCCAATTCAGAGTAACAACGTAAGTAATGAATATCGTGGGCGTTTTGCACCATCACCTTCAGGAGCCTTGCATTTTGGTTCGTTGGTAGCAGCAGTTGGTGGTTATTTACAGGCAAAAACACAGCAAGGGAAATGGTTACTGCGTATTGATGATATCGATCCGCCGAGACAAGATCCTGAGGCAATCGATCTGATACAACGTAGCTTGGAAGCGCATCATCTATTTTGGGATGAGAGCATTATTTTCCAAAGCCAGCAAAGTCAGGTTTATGATGATGTTATTGAATGGTTGCAGCAACAAGGGCTTTCTTATTATTGCCAATGTACTCGCAAGCAGATTCATGCTGAGGGCGGCGTGTACCTTGGACATTGTCGAGAGCTGAATTTAGGTTCGCACGACCATTCAATGCGTTTTAGAAATGATGCCGAAAGCTTTGAGTTTACCGATGCATTATTGGGGCATATCTCATTCCCTAAAAATATTGCTGGGGAAGATTTTATTATCAAACGTAAAGATGGATTATATGCCTATCACTTGGCATCGGTCGTTGATGATATTCAATTTGGCATCACCGAGGTAGTCCGAGGCGCTGATTTGCTGTATCCCAGTGCTTGCCAACTAGCGCTGTTTGAAGCTTTACACGCCAAGCCGCCAAATATGTTGCATTTACCTGTTGCGGTATTTAGTCCGGGACGTAAATTAAGCAAGCAGGGACATGCGCAGCCGCTTAGAGATAAGTTGGCGTCAGAAAATCTTTATTTGGCTTTAGCATTTTTAGGACTTCCTGTTCCGGCTACAATCATGCATGATACGCCAGAAAATATTTTGCGGTGGGGCGCTGAAAATTGGCGTGTCGGCTCACTGTATGCTAAACCAGAGAGAGAAATGGCAAGCTTTCTGTCGCAATTTAATTGTGACCATTTTTCTTACTGA
- the dksA gene encoding RNA polymerase-binding protein DksA, producing MPTDNNSKSLGLLALAGLQPYQEKPDEEYMNEAQRAHFHKLLSVWRDQLREEVDRTVHHMQDEAANFPDPVDRAAQEEEFSLELRTRDRERKLIKKIEKTLKRIEDDDFGFCDACGIEIGVKRLEARPTADLCIDCKTMAEIKEKQLLG from the coding sequence ATGCCAACTGATAACAATTCAAAATCTTTGGGATTACTGGCGCTAGCAGGGTTACAGCCCTACCAGGAAAAACCAGACGAAGAGTATATGAACGAAGCGCAACGTGCGCACTTTCATAAGCTGTTGTCTGTTTGGCGCGACCAACTGCGTGAAGAAGTAGACAGAACGGTTCACCACATGCAGGACGAAGCTGCCAACTTCCCTGATCCGGTCGATCGTGCAGCCCAGGAAGAAGAGTTTAGTTTGGAGCTTCGCACCAGAGACCGCGAGCGTAAACTGATCAAGAAAATTGAAAAAACCCTGAAGCGTATCGAAGACGACGACTTTGGTTTTTGCGATGCCTGTGGCATTGAAATCGGGGTTAAACGATTGGAAGCAAGACCCACTGCTGATTTGTGCATTGATTGCAAAACAATGGCAGAAATTAAAGAAAAGCAATTGCTTGGTTAA
- the sfsA gene encoding DNA/RNA nuclease SfsA translates to MRFETNLLPGTLIKRYKRFFADVELEDGRLVTAHCPNTGAMTGCADPGSRVYLSEHNNPNRKLKFTWEIVINSQGDWIGVNTHKANILVEEAILAGKIDTFAGYDSLKREVKYGQERSRIDLFLQGADQLDCYVEVKSVTLKQDGIGYFPDAVTERGQKHLRELVSIAQAGHRSVLFFCVQHTGINEVCVAEHIDPAYAQLCREARQQGVEVIAWRAAIDPENIYLNQSLPVNL, encoded by the coding sequence ATGCGGTTTGAAACAAATCTTTTGCCTGGAACGTTAATTAAGCGATACAAGCGATTTTTTGCCGACGTTGAATTAGAGGACGGACGCTTGGTAACTGCACATTGTCCAAATACGGGGGCAATGACTGGTTGTGCAGATCCCGGGAGTCGTGTATACCTATCAGAACATAACAATCCAAACCGGAAATTAAAATTTACCTGGGAGATTGTTATTAATTCGCAGGGAGACTGGATAGGGGTGAATACACACAAAGCCAATATCCTTGTTGAAGAAGCGATTCTCGCCGGAAAGATCGATACCTTTGCCGGGTATGATAGCCTGAAACGAGAAGTAAAATACGGGCAAGAGCGCAGCCGCATTGATCTCTTCCTGCAAGGAGCTGATCAGTTAGATTGTTATGTTGAAGTAAAATCTGTGACATTGAAGCAGGATGGAATTGGGTATTTTCCAGATGCGGTTACAGAACGTGGGCAGAAACATTTGCGTGAATTGGTATCCATTGCGCAAGCCGGACATCGGTCAGTATTGTTTTTTTGTGTGCAACATACGGGTATTAATGAAGTGTGTGTTGCGGAACATATCGATCCCGCTTATGCGCAGTTGTGTCGTGAAGCACGGCAACAAGGAGTTGAAGTGATTGCTTGGAGAGCAGCAATTGATCCTGAAAATATATATTTAAATCAATCTCTTCCAGTTAATTTGTGA
- the pepB gene encoding aminopeptidase PepB, giving the protein MSKLSVSLSQESAPSQWGKNALVSFTESSAVIHIDNNDSLVKIQKAARKLDGFCSQAQLVGEWNIEQQWAFALGFDTPAKNNSVEWCENQNKDELSKRFAVYQFARNLVNGSPEDIFPESLSQKVEDWLKDIAGDHITCKRWTGEELKEAGWVGVYNVGRGSDRPPVLLEIDFNPTGNPDAPVSAALVGKGITYDSGGYSLKPSDSMSYMKCDMAGAATVSGALGLAIYQGLQQRVKLFLCCAENLVSGHAFKLGDILTYKNGVTVEILNTDAEGRLVLADGLLAAGESGAKMIIDAATLTGAAIVALGYDYNAVFTMDDELREKTVRLANSVNEPAWALPLAPFHQEKCPSPYADTGNSRAEKGGGSGGASNAAGFLSRFVPNNGQGWVHLDLAGAFLNSPTSTRSAGGTASGFRTIAELLLKQ; this is encoded by the coding sequence ATGTCAAAACTCTCGGTTTCTCTTTCTCAAGAATCAGCTCCCTCGCAATGGGGTAAAAACGCCCTTGTTTCCTTCACAGAATCATCCGCTGTCATCCATATCGATAACAATGACTCCCTGGTAAAAATACAAAAAGCCGCTCGAAAGCTGGATGGCTTTTGCTCACAAGCTCAACTGGTTGGTGAATGGAATATAGAACAACAGTGGGCTTTCGCGCTTGGCTTTGATACCCCAGCCAAAAACAACAGCGTGGAATGGTGTGAAAATCAAAATAAAGATGAACTGAGCAAACGTTTCGCGGTATACCAATTTGCACGCAATTTGGTCAACGGTTCACCTGAAGATATTTTCCCGGAAAGCCTAAGCCAAAAAGTAGAAGACTGGCTGAAAGATATTGCGGGTGATCATATCACTTGCAAACGCTGGACAGGTGAAGAGCTAAAAGAAGCTGGCTGGGTTGGCGTTTATAATGTGGGTCGTGGCAGCGACAGACCGCCAGTTTTGTTAGAGATCGATTTCAATCCAACAGGTAACCCCGATGCGCCAGTGTCTGCTGCATTGGTTGGCAAAGGCATTACCTATGACAGCGGTGGTTACAGCCTAAAACCCAGTGACTCCATGTCTTATATGAAATGCGATATGGCCGGTGCAGCAACAGTTTCCGGCGCATTAGGGCTTGCTATTTACCAAGGCTTACAACAGCGCGTTAAGCTATTCCTATGCTGTGCAGAAAATCTGGTTAGCGGACACGCGTTTAAGCTAGGCGATATTCTAACCTACAAAAACGGCGTTACCGTTGAGATCCTCAATACTGACGCTGAAGGTCGTTTGGTATTAGCTGATGGCCTTTTAGCTGCTGGCGAAAGTGGCGCCAAGATGATTATTGACGCAGCTACGCTAACTGGTGCTGCAATTGTTGCATTAGGCTATGACTACAACGCGGTTTTCACGATGGACGATGAGCTACGCGAAAAAACCGTGCGTCTTGCAAATAGCGTAAATGAACCCGCATGGGCTTTGCCACTTGCTCCATTTCATCAAGAAAAATGCCCATCGCCTTACGCAGATACCGGTAATAGTAGAGCGGAAAAAGGTGGCGGCAGCGGTGGCGCGAGTAATGCAGCAGGATTCTTATCTCGATTCGTTCCCAATAATGGGCAGGGCTGGGTACACCTGGATTTAGCCGGAGCATTTTTGAACAGCCCCACCAGCACGCGCTCAGCTGGGGGCACAGCGTCGGGTTTCAGAACCATCGCTGAATTGCTGTTAAAACAATAA
- a CDS encoding helix-turn-helix domain-containing protein, with product MSLMTVEEVASYLGVQDVRVERLERESLLVSKDKDADGKPLFDREDVERYKEFAQRIGGI from the coding sequence ATGAGTTTGATGACTGTTGAAGAAGTAGCGTCATATTTGGGAGTCCAGGACGTAAGGGTTGAGCGACTAGAAAGAGAGAGTCTGTTGGTGTCGAAAGACAAAGATGCCGACGGAAAACCCTTATTTGATAGAGAGGACGTCGAGAGATATAAAGAGTTTGCGCAGAGAATTGGCGGCATTTAA
- a CDS encoding YjaG family protein: MNKKLTIFQDVRELNQWKAIAFGCSLIERMLPNYQVFCSATEFADSSIMDNLLQILWSWVIDPKMKVNIDVQLEKLEEITPDTHQFDHYGVYPALDCAMSMAAMFNLLKKEDEQGAVVVSKLSQGTVESFIDATSEEEPNSEEIKAHPLMQWEIETQKELLDYLKDAKRSKETVKALRQMVTQEGISNIGIEI, from the coding sequence TTGAATAAAAAACTGACAATATTTCAGGACGTAAGAGAATTAAATCAATGGAAGGCAATCGCTTTCGGATGCTCACTTATTGAACGTATGCTTCCGAACTACCAAGTGTTCTGTTCAGCGACTGAGTTTGCTGATAGTTCAATTATGGACAATCTACTGCAAATTTTATGGAGCTGGGTGATCGACCCCAAGATGAAGGTCAACATTGACGTGCAGTTGGAAAAGTTGGAAGAAATCACCCCCGACACACACCAGTTCGACCATTATGGAGTGTATCCTGCCTTAGATTGCGCGATGTCGATGGCAGCCATGTTTAACTTGTTGAAAAAAGAAGATGAACAAGGTGCCGTGGTCGTCAGCAAATTATCTCAAGGTACAGTGGAAAGTTTCATTGATGCCACCAGCGAAGAAGAGCCGAACAGTGAAGAAATTAAAGCTCACCCTCTGATGCAGTGGGAAATCGAAACACAAAAAGAACTTTTGGATTATTTGAAAGATGCCAAGCGCAGTAAAGAAACCGTTAAAGCCCTGCGCCAAATGGTCACACAAGAAGGTATCAGCAATATTGGTATTGAAATCTAA
- the rsmD gene encoding 16S rRNA (guanine(966)-N(2))-methyltransferase RsmD: protein MQHRKKPANKTVRQATGAIRIISGQWRGRKLPVLDAEGLRPTTDRTKETLFNWLMNDVAGRRCVDVFAGSGGLGFEALSRGASQVTFVELDKSAFQIIGNNLRTLKVDDAMAQVFNTDALAFLKSCSAESIDLLFLDPPFGKGLVEKVLNLVWEKQLIAADGLIYVEMEQGAVMPTLPEQWQELKLKETKQFSYRLIHKCV from the coding sequence ATGCAGCACCGCAAAAAGCCTGCAAACAAAACAGTTCGGCAAGCCACTGGAGCCATTCGTATTATTAGTGGGCAATGGCGAGGCCGTAAACTACCGGTACTTGATGCAGAAGGGCTCAGACCTACAACAGATCGAACCAAGGAAACTCTGTTTAACTGGTTAATGAATGATGTTGCGGGACGTCGTTGTGTTGACGTATTTGCTGGAAGTGGCGGACTGGGATTTGAAGCATTGTCTCGAGGTGCGTCTCAAGTGACGTTTGTCGAATTAGATAAATCGGCATTCCAGATCATTGGTAATAATTTGAGAACGCTTAAGGTTGATGATGCAATGGCGCAAGTGTTTAACACCGATGCGCTTGCTTTTCTAAAGAGCTGTTCAGCTGAAAGTATCGATTTATTGTTTCTGGATCCGCCTTTTGGCAAAGGCCTGGTAGAAAAGGTTTTAAATCTTGTTTGGGAAAAGCAATTAATTGCTGCCGATGGCCTGATTTATGTGGAAATGGAGCAAGGTGCAGTGATGCCCACTTTGCCTGAACAATGGCAAGAACTGAAACTGAAAGAAACCAAGCAATTTAGTTATCGCCTAATCCATAAATGCGTTTGA
- the ftsY gene encoding signal recognition particle-docking protein FtsY: MSKFFGWLKRNKPTQDTPQQEESRQELPQTEPEVIQEQISNNSPQVQVTPEQNDIISDEKVATPAAVEAVISEQKSESAPLASVEPKEIETGHIEKQDSVKNQPIAPSEVVEKVEEVSEQPQEKPSFFSRLKQGLAKTKANIGSGFANLFMGKKIDDELFEDLETQLLMADLGVETTTNIIKKLTESAERGQLKDADKLYPVLKNQMAELLEPISAPLQLNSGNTPFVILMVGVNGVGKTTTIGKMAKQFQAQGKKVMLAAGDTFRAAAVEQLKVWGERNKIPVVAQDTGSDSASVIYDALQSAKARNIDVLIADTAGRLQNKDHLMEELKKIVRVMKKIEPNAPHEIMLTIDAGTGQNAISQTKLFDDAIGLTGITLTKLDGTAKGGVIFALAEKFKVPVRYIGIGEGIDDLRSFNSRDFVEALFDTHND, from the coding sequence ATGTCCAAGTTTTTCGGTTGGCTGAAACGAAATAAACCAACACAAGATACACCACAGCAGGAAGAATCCAGACAGGAACTCCCTCAAACTGAACCAGAAGTCATTCAGGAACAGATTTCCAACAATTCCCCACAAGTACAGGTAACTCCTGAACAAAACGATATAATTTCAGATGAAAAAGTGGCGACACCTGCCGCTGTAGAAGCAGTCATTTCAGAGCAAAAGAGCGAATCCGCACCGCTAGCTTCAGTAGAACCCAAGGAAATTGAAACCGGGCACATTGAAAAACAAGACTCCGTTAAAAACCAGCCAATTGCACCTTCTGAGGTAGTGGAAAAAGTTGAAGAAGTCAGCGAGCAACCTCAGGAAAAGCCTTCTTTCTTTAGTCGTTTAAAACAAGGCTTAGCGAAAACCAAAGCCAATATTGGTAGCGGCTTTGCCAATCTGTTCATGGGCAAAAAGATCGATGACGAATTGTTTGAGGATCTGGAAACCCAGCTATTGATGGCTGATTTGGGCGTTGAAACCACAACCAATATTATCAAGAAGTTAACTGAATCAGCCGAACGAGGACAGTTAAAAGACGCAGACAAACTGTATCCTGTTTTAAAAAATCAAATGGCGGAATTGCTTGAGCCTATCAGTGCCCCCCTACAACTTAATTCAGGAAACACACCTTTTGTTATCCTGATGGTTGGCGTTAATGGTGTGGGTAAAACCACAACCATAGGTAAAATGGCGAAACAGTTTCAGGCGCAAGGAAAGAAAGTCATGCTAGCCGCTGGCGATACATTCCGTGCTGCCGCAGTAGAACAGCTAAAAGTTTGGGGCGAGCGCAACAAAATACCGGTTGTGGCGCAGGATACAGGCTCAGACAGCGCCTCAGTGATTTATGATGCCTTGCAATCAGCCAAAGCTCGAAATATTGATGTGCTTATTGCCGATACCGCAGGGCGCTTGCAAAACAAAGATCATCTGATGGAAGAATTGAAGAAGATCGTACGCGTCATGAAAAAGATTGAGCCCAATGCGCCTCATGAAATCATGCTCACCATTGATGCCGGCACAGGGCAAAACGCCATTAGTCAAACCAAGTTATTCGACGATGCAATCGGCTTAACCGGGATCACCTTGACCAAACTGGATGGCACCGCAAAAGGCGGCGTTATCTTTGCACTGGCTGAGAAATTCAAAGTACCAGTGCGTTACATTGGTATTGGTGAAGGCATCGATGATCTGCGCAGCTTCAACAGTAGAGACTTTGTCGAAGCTTTATTTGACACTCATAACGACTAA
- the ftsE gene encoding cell division ATP-binding protein FtsE produces MIRFEDVSKTYPGGQQALRRVNFHVAPGEMVFLTGHSGAGKSTLLKLISLMERPTVGNVLINGHNLNHITRRDIAYIRRDIGMIFQNHQLLMDKNVFDNVALPLVIEGYTRKQIEKRVHAALDRVGLLRKQRNLPIMLSGGEQQRVGIARAIVNSPPILLADEPTGNLDPALSLEIMSLFEDVNQAGASVFIATHDLGLIARMKYRTLTLKQGQMITDGLTQNWQGEDE; encoded by the coding sequence ATGATCCGATTCGAAGACGTTAGCAAAACCTATCCCGGCGGTCAGCAAGCGCTGCGCCGAGTGAATTTTCACGTTGCGCCGGGAGAAATGGTCTTTCTTACGGGTCACTCAGGTGCAGGGAAAAGCACCCTGCTCAAGCTTATCAGCCTTATGGAACGCCCCACCGTTGGCAATGTGCTCATCAACGGTCACAACCTGAATCACATTACTCGTCGCGATATCGCTTACATACGACGCGATATCGGTATGATTTTCCAGAATCACCAATTGCTCATGGACAAGAATGTCTTTGACAACGTTGCTTTGCCTCTGGTGATCGAAGGCTATACTCGCAAGCAAATTGAAAAACGGGTTCATGCCGCGTTAGATCGTGTCGGCTTGCTACGCAAACAGCGCAACTTGCCAATTATGTTATCGGGTGGTGAACAACAACGCGTAGGTATTGCCAGAGCCATTGTAAACAGTCCACCAATTCTCTTGGCTGACGAACCAACCGGAAACCTGGATCCCGCGCTGTCACTTGAAATCATGAGTCTGTTTGAAGATGTGAACCAGGCTGGCGCTTCGGTATTTATTGCCACCCACGATCTGGGCTTAATCGCCCGTATGAAATATCGCACCCTAACCTTGAAACAAGGTCAGATGATCACCGATGGTTTAACCCAAAACTGGCAAGGAGAAGACGAATGA
- the ftsX gene encoding permease-like cell division protein FtsX: MSLLFKGRRQGGAQRLKISPLQKLLMFFNDNLRQAISSLGELTRTPLASFMTIAVLGLSITLPSALYVLVKNLDRVSADWQQASEVSIFLRSDINNKDIQQLLTRLRSWPEIEKLEYISAEKALEEFTSSSGFGDAMQYLDDNPLPNVILVYPTQKHTTPSSARHLLDKLLKEREVEVGKLDIEWLERLHAVVAIARELVFLVALLLFLSVILTIGNTIRLNIYNKRDEILVMKLVGATDAFIQRPFMYTGFWYGLLGGIIAWITVALMLWWMSSSIKAVIALYNQSFHLSGLDFSVLFGMLGISILLGLAGSHLSVRRYVAQIEPK, encoded by the coding sequence ATGAGTCTGCTGTTTAAGGGAAGACGCCAAGGTGGCGCACAACGGCTTAAGATATCGCCGCTGCAAAAACTATTGATGTTTTTCAATGACAATTTACGCCAGGCAATCAGCAGTTTGGGTGAATTGACCAGAACACCGCTAGCATCATTCATGACCATCGCGGTGCTAGGTTTGAGCATTACACTTCCCAGTGCTCTTTACGTACTGGTTAAAAACCTGGATCGCGTGAGCGCCGATTGGCAACAGGCTTCTGAAGTCTCTATTTTTCTTCGTTCAGATATCAACAACAAAGATATCCAACAGCTGTTAACCCGGCTACGTAGTTGGCCTGAAATAGAAAAACTGGAATACATTTCAGCCGAAAAAGCCTTAGAAGAATTTACCTCATCATCAGGATTTGGTGATGCTATGCAGTACCTGGATGACAACCCTTTACCTAATGTCATTTTGGTTTATCCCACGCAAAAACATACAACACCCTCCAGTGCCCGACACCTTCTGGATAAGCTTTTGAAGGAAAGAGAAGTCGAAGTGGGCAAGCTAGACATTGAATGGCTGGAGCGCTTACATGCTGTGGTCGCGATCGCACGTGAACTGGTCTTTTTAGTCGCGTTACTGTTGTTCTTGTCGGTTATTTTAACCATTGGCAACACCATTCGTTTGAATATCTATAATAAGCGCGATGAAATTCTGGTAATGAAACTGGTCGGTGCAACCGACGCATTTATCCAACGACCATTCATGTATACAGGATTTTGGTACGGCTTGCTGGGCGGGATCATCGCCTGGATAACGGTAGCGTTAATGCTATGGTGGATGAGTAGCAGCATCAAAGCCGTTATTGCCCTGTACAATCAATCCTTCCACTTGAGCGGCTTAGACTTTTCAGTCTTGTTCGGCATGTTAGGCATTTCTATTTTGTTGGGGCTAGCAGGCTCACATCTATCCGTACGTCGCTATGTCGCACAAATAGAGCCTAAGTAA
- a CDS encoding EAL and HDOD domain-containing protein: MFAYVARQAILDRDLEIQGYELLFRDGKQNCFPEIEPDEATSKLLTSAHLTLGLEEITEGKTAFVNFYEDTLLHGFPTSLDPKLVVIELIETAPITEGLVAACKHISGLGYKIALDDHNFDPKWEVLLPYTSILKVDIREMPIELTRKHIPKYIENGVKLVAEKVETYDEFHAYRELGFDLFQGYFFAKPEVIRKKELPASKMSLMQLMVESAAKEMDYDKINKIIEHDVSLSYMLLRFINNPLFNKRQKISSLRHALNYMGDGEVKKFIALLALANLGQEKPGELLAMSLIRAKFCELVAKECGESDNPPKGFLVGLFSLLDALLDKRMPDLMQKLPILDELKGALCGQKNALFLYLELVKCFEVANWNKVRAISNRIGVEQRKLHGAYNQSIVWSHAMTSCVN; encoded by the coding sequence ATGTTCGCTTATGTAGCTCGTCAGGCTATTTTGGATCGAGATCTGGAGATCCAGGGCTACGAGCTTTTGTTTCGCGACGGTAAGCAGAATTGTTTTCCGGAAATAGAACCCGATGAAGCAACTTCGAAATTACTCACATCTGCTCATCTTACATTGGGATTAGAAGAAATAACCGAGGGCAAAACTGCCTTTGTGAATTTTTATGAAGATACATTGCTACATGGTTTCCCAACTTCACTGGATCCCAAGTTGGTGGTTATCGAATTGATTGAGACGGCTCCGATTACCGAAGGTTTAGTCGCAGCTTGTAAGCACATTAGTGGGCTGGGTTATAAGATTGCACTTGATGACCATAACTTTGATCCAAAGTGGGAAGTGCTACTTCCTTATACCTCTATTTTAAAGGTTGATATACGGGAAATGCCGATAGAGTTAACTCGAAAGCATATTCCCAAATATATAGAAAATGGCGTCAAGCTGGTGGCTGAAAAGGTTGAAACCTATGATGAGTTTCACGCGTATCGGGAGCTGGGATTTGACTTGTTCCAAGGCTACTTTTTCGCCAAGCCAGAGGTAATCCGCAAAAAAGAGCTCCCTGCTTCAAAAATGTCGCTGATGCAACTCATGGTTGAAAGTGCTGCCAAGGAAATGGATTACGACAAAATTAATAAGATTATTGAGCATGATGTGTCCTTGTCTTACATGCTGCTACGTTTCATTAACAATCCCCTGTTTAATAAGCGGCAAAAAATCTCGTCGTTACGCCATGCCCTTAATTATATGGGAGATGGTGAAGTGAAGAAGTTTATTGCTTTGTTGGCATTGGCTAATCTGGGTCAGGAAAAGCCTGGGGAGTTATTGGCAATGTCATTGATCAGAGCTAAGTTTTGCGAGTTGGTCGCCAAGGAATGCGGTGAATCTGATAATCCTCCCAAGGGATTTTTGGTGGGATTGTTCTCTTTATTAGATGCCCTGCTGGATAAAAGAATGCCTGATTTGATGCAAAAACTCCCCATTCTGGACGAATTGAAAGGGGCGCTTTGTGGGCAGAAAAACGCGCTATTTCTGTATCTTGAATTAGTGAAATGTTTCGAAGTTGCAAATTGGAATAAGGTTCGAGCGATTAGCAACCGTATCGGTGTGGAACAGAGAAAACTTCATGGCGCGTATAACCAGTCTATCGTCTGGAGCCATGCTATGACTTCATGTGTTAATTAA
- the rpoH gene encoding RNA polymerase sigma factor RpoH yields MSANMQTMALSIPQSGSLDAYVQYVSSINMLSAEEERELATRLRENEDLEAARKLIMSHLRFVVHIAKSYSGYGLPQADLIQEGNIGLMKAVKRFDPTVGVRLVSFAVHWIKAEIHEFVLRNWRIVKVATTKAQRKLFFNLRKAKKRLGWFSHEEVQTVAEELGVSTKEVLQMEARMSSQDQAFDLSADDDENSNFAPVQYLEDKSEDVETQVINANWDQDTQSRLYAAIRTLDERSQDIINTRWLTDDKTTLQDLADKYQVSAERVRQIEKNAMKKLQEAIL; encoded by the coding sequence ATGAGCGCAAACATGCAAACAATGGCGTTAAGCATTCCACAAAGTGGGAGCCTGGATGCCTATGTGCAGTACGTTAGCAGCATTAATATGCTTTCCGCAGAGGAAGAAAGGGAACTAGCCACCCGTTTACGGGAAAATGAGGATTTAGAAGCGGCGCGTAAGTTAATTATGTCTCATCTTCGCTTCGTTGTGCATATTGCCAAATCTTACTCTGGTTATGGCTTGCCTCAAGCGGATTTAATTCAGGAAGGCAACATTGGCTTGATGAAAGCCGTTAAACGTTTCGACCCTACTGTGGGTGTTCGTTTGGTTTCATTTGCTGTGCACTGGATTAAAGCAGAAATCCATGAATTCGTATTGCGTAACTGGCGAATTGTTAAAGTAGCAACCACTAAAGCGCAACGTAAATTGTTCTTCAACTTGCGTAAAGCCAAAAAACGCCTGGGTTGGTTTAGCCACGAGGAAGTTCAAACAGTTGCAGAAGAACTGGGTGTTAGCACCAAAGAAGTGTTGCAAATGGAAGCTCGTATGAGCAGCCAGGATCAAGCCTTCGATTTATCAGCTGACGATGATGAAAATAGCAATTTTGCTCCAGTACAGTACCTGGAAGACAAAAGTGAAGATGTTGAAACTCAGGTAATTAATGCAAACTGGGATCAAGACACTCAAAGCCGTCTTTATGCAGCCATCAGAACACTGGATGAGCGTAGCCAGGACATCATTAATACTCGTTGGTTAACTGACGATAAAACCACATTGCAAGATTTGGCAGATAAGTATCAGGTTTCTGCTGAACGAGTTAGACAAATTGAAAAGAATGCAATGAAGAAACTTCAAGAAGCCATTCTATAA